In the genome of Solibacillus silvestris, one region contains:
- a CDS encoding RNA polymerase subunit sigma-70 — translation MRRKSLIDLNDIESSIVEVYNDYYLDVFRFLVCFTGNQNDAEDLTQEVFIRLLKNLNHFKSEYNLKTWIFSIAKHVAVDHYRKKKFFSVFKDGFFTRLESNGKKPDEEVEFNEMEQFIHEAISKLKPNFRAVIILRGINEFSVKETADILQCSESKVKVDYHRALKDLKRKMNIGIEEVLPNAK, via the coding sequence ATGAGGAGGAAAAGCTTGATTGATTTAAACGACATAGAGTCCAGTATTGTTGAGGTCTACAATGATTATTATTTAGACGTATTCAGATTTCTAGTTTGCTTTACAGGAAATCAAAATGATGCAGAGGACTTAACACAAGAAGTTTTCATTAGATTATTAAAAAACCTAAATCATTTTAAAAGCGAGTACAATCTAAAAACATGGATATTTTCTATCGCCAAACATGTAGCAGTTGATCATTATCGAAAAAAGAAGTTTTTCTCCGTTTTTAAGGATGGATTCTTCACAAGATTGGAATCAAACGGTAAGAAGCCTGATGAAGAAGTGGAATTTAATGAAATGGAACAGTTTATACATGAAGCCATTTCTAAGTTGAAACCAAATTTTAGAGCAGTTATTATACTTCGTGGCATTAATGAATTTTCCGTAAAGGAGACCGCTGACATTTTACAATGTAGCGAATCAAAAGTAAAAGTGGATTACCACAGAGCCTTGAAAGACTTAAAAAGAAAAATGAA